One genomic region from Candidatus Caldarchaeum subterraneum encodes:
- a CDS encoding conserved hypothetical protein (BtpA family) translates to MMALFGCLKPVIGMVHLRPLPGSPGYGEWSVDDVLELALRDAVALRDGGVDGIQVENLGDKPFMKQGEVGPETVSLVSVIAREVRKEVGLPVGVFVLANAVPESITAAAACGASWVRANMYNLAYVADEGYVESAAPASERLRNKLAPGVKVFADVLVKHGSHFLVSDTPVYYQVARLEEIGADAIVVSGFRTGGETPLERVLEVKQIASKPVFIGSGLNLENVGKLLDVADGAIVGTYFKKEGKTLNPVDVERVRKFMDVVRRMRLQLEKRS, encoded by the coding sequence ATGATGGCGTTGTTTGGTTGTCTTAAGCCGGTTATTGGCATGGTTCATCTACGGCCTTTGCCGGGTTCGCCGGGTTATGGAGAATGGAGTGTGGATGATGTTCTGGAGCTGGCTCTTAGAGACGCTGTTGCTCTTAGGGATGGCGGTGTGGATGGAATTCAGGTGGAGAACCTTGGTGACAAGCCTTTCATGAAGCAGGGTGAGGTTGGTCCTGAGACGGTATCACTTGTCTCTGTTATTGCGCGGGAGGTCCGTAAAGAGGTGGGGTTGCCTGTCGGAGTTTTTGTCCTAGCCAACGCTGTTCCGGAATCTATCACCGCGGCCGCCGCCTGTGGAGCGAGCTGGGTCAGAGCCAACATGTACAACCTCGCTTACGTGGCTGATGAGGGGTATGTCGAGTCCGCGGCACCTGCTTCAGAGAGGTTGAGGAATAAGCTGGCTCCCGGGGTCAAGGTTTTCGCCGATGTATTGGTGAAGCATGGAAGCCATTTTCTCGTCTCCGATACCCCTGTTTATTATCAGGTTGCAAGGCTTGAGGAAATTGGTGCGGACGCGATAGTTGTCTCTGGTTTTAGAACCGGTGGAGAAACTCCGTTGGAGAGGGTTTTGGAGGTTAAGCAGATTGCCTCTAAGCCCGTTTTCATAGGAAGCGGCCTGAACTTGGAGAACGTTGGAAAACTTCTAGATGTGGCTGATGGAGCAATAGTTGGAACATATTTCAAGAAGGAGGGTAAGACGCTGAACCCGGTGGATGTTGAGCGTGTGAGAAAATTTATGGATGTTGTGCGGAGAATGAGGTTACAGCTTGAGAAGCGAAGCTGA
- a CDS encoding simple sugar ABC transporter ATP-binding protein, translated as MAGEVLLEARKVVKGFPGVWEHLILDHIDFDVRAGEVHALLGENGAGKTVLANILSGFYTLSSGELIVKGKNVRFKSPADAIRHGIGMVHQEFTLAAPLTVVENVALTLRRNNPLSYPLKKIEEKIRELSQRYGLKVEPHEKVENLSLGERQRVEIIKVLYWEPSILILDEPTSVLTLEESKELFQILRKMAEEGKGIVFITHRLEEIMEVADRVTVLRLGKKMGTLNVAETSRSELLKLMLGELTPVSYQRAPAKETRKPVLQVENLTVLDDDGRAAVKNVNLEVGEGEILGIAGVSGNGQKELVEALTGLRKVVSGKIVINGVDLTNGSPRRFAQTGVRHIPEDRRRTGVVEEMVTAENIMLREYREKPFSVFGVINKRAVTELAQKLVASFGVLTPDLWDTEVRILSGGNIQRLILARELWKEPKLLIAFHPTYGLDLKAISQTHRLFMNLKEKGSAILLVSEDLEEIFLLSDRIAVMFDGELVGVLKSDEATVERVGKMMTGVKHLT; from the coding sequence ATGGCTGGAGAAGTTCTTCTTGAAGCGAGGAAAGTGGTGAAAGGTTTTCCCGGTGTTTGGGAGCACCTTATTCTCGACCACATAGATTTCGATGTGCGGGCAGGCGAGGTTCATGCTCTGCTTGGAGAGAATGGGGCGGGCAAAACTGTTTTGGCAAACATTCTCTCAGGATTCTATACATTGTCCTCGGGAGAGTTGATTGTGAAAGGAAAGAATGTCAGATTCAAGTCGCCTGCAGACGCTATACGACACGGCATCGGCATGGTTCATCAAGAATTCACCCTCGCCGCGCCTCTCACTGTTGTGGAAAATGTCGCTCTCACCCTGCGACGCAACAACCCATTATCCTATCCATTGAAGAAAATCGAGGAAAAAATCCGAGAGCTATCGCAGAGATACGGGCTGAAAGTTGAACCGCATGAAAAAGTCGAAAACCTTTCCCTCGGCGAGAGACAGAGAGTGGAGATAATCAAAGTCCTCTATTGGGAGCCGAGCATCCTGATTCTCGATGAACCGACCTCTGTGCTAACGTTGGAAGAATCGAAAGAGCTTTTCCAGATTTTGAGAAAAATGGCTGAGGAAGGGAAAGGCATCGTCTTCATCACGCATAGGCTAGAGGAGATTATGGAGGTAGCGGATAGGGTCACTGTGCTCAGGCTTGGAAAGAAAATGGGAACTCTGAACGTGGCTGAAACGAGTCGCTCTGAGCTGTTGAAGCTGATGCTCGGAGAGTTGACACCGGTCAGCTACCAGCGTGCACCCGCCAAAGAAACGCGCAAACCTGTTCTACAAGTGGAGAACCTCACGGTATTGGATGACGATGGACGCGCGGCGGTAAAAAACGTGAATCTAGAGGTTGGAGAAGGTGAGATACTAGGTATAGCGGGTGTTTCGGGCAACGGTCAGAAAGAGCTTGTGGAGGCCTTGACGGGCCTCAGAAAAGTTGTTAGCGGAAAAATCGTGATAAACGGTGTAGACCTGACTAATGGTAGCCCCCGCCGTTTTGCTCAAACAGGCGTGAGACACATTCCCGAGGACCGGAGGAGAACAGGAGTCGTGGAGGAAATGGTCACAGCCGAGAACATCATGTTGAGAGAGTATCGTGAAAAACCTTTCTCAGTATTCGGGGTGATAAACAAAAGAGCTGTCACCGAGTTGGCCCAAAAACTCGTAGCATCCTTTGGTGTATTGACGCCCGACCTCTGGGACACCGAGGTTAGAATACTTTCGGGAGGAAACATACAGCGCCTCATACTCGCGAGAGAATTGTGGAAAGAGCCGAAGCTGCTCATAGCATTTCATCCAACATATGGGCTTGACCTAAAAGCGATTAGCCAGACCCATCGGCTTTTCATGAACCTTAAGGAAAAAGGCTCCGCTATACTTCTTGTCTCAGAGGACTTGGAGGAGATTTTCCTGCTTAGCGACAGAATCGCGGTTATGTTTGACGGGGAGTTGGTCGGCGTGCTGAAATCTGACGAAGCAACAGTCGAGAGGGTCGGAAAAATGATGACCGGCGTAAAACACTTAACGTAA
- a CDS encoding 2-methylcitrate dehydratase gives MFDDVTHEISEFVQLDVDLDEDVLAEAKRRVLDSLGCFFGAWGEEAVVASRRAVQRFAQRDGGASVWGTAVKTSPEWAAFVNGVGVRALDFNDTYLSKEPLHPSDMIPAVLAAGEVVGAGGMDVLKAIVTGYEVGCRLCDAATLRKRGWDHVNFTMIGAVAGVSKVMKLSFEETANAVSLAVVPHAAMRQTRAGELSMWKGAAAANACRNAVFACLLASSGMTGPSQPFNGEMGFFKQVAGTSFTLKGLSETKRPRKILETYIKFHPVEYHAMTAVDAALKALQRAGSAENIEKVVVETFEASYTILAKDPEKWRPSTRETADHSLPYIVAATLLDGGIWLNSFSRERISSPDIAELMKRVEVVENPELTARYPMELPNRIILKLRNGEEIAVEEAIPRGHYKNPMTNEEVEKKFHRLTSPLLDEGRRRMIVEKVWSMEKLKNISDLIGAVVSV, from the coding sequence TTGTTTGACGATGTAACACATGAGATCTCGGAGTTTGTTCAGCTAGATGTTGACTTGGATGAGGATGTTTTGGCTGAGGCTAAGCGGCGTGTTCTTGACAGCTTGGGGTGTTTCTTCGGCGCATGGGGTGAAGAGGCGGTGGTTGCTTCTCGGAGGGCTGTTCAACGCTTTGCTCAGCGTGATGGCGGTGCTTCTGTCTGGGGTACAGCGGTCAAGACATCGCCCGAGTGGGCGGCTTTCGTCAACGGTGTTGGTGTAAGGGCTCTCGACTTCAACGACACCTACCTCTCCAAGGAGCCTCTCCATCCGAGTGATATGATACCCGCGGTGTTGGCGGCGGGTGAGGTTGTGGGTGCTGGTGGAATGGATGTGCTCAAGGCTATTGTGACGGGGTATGAGGTGGGGTGTAGGCTATGTGATGCGGCGACGCTGCGGAAACGTGGCTGGGACCATGTCAACTTCACGATGATAGGGGCTGTCGCAGGCGTTTCGAAGGTTATGAAGCTAAGCTTTGAGGAGACCGCTAACGCCGTTTCGCTCGCCGTGGTTCCCCACGCCGCCATGAGGCAGACACGTGCCGGCGAGCTCTCGATGTGGAAAGGCGCCGCAGCAGCAAACGCTTGCAGAAACGCTGTCTTCGCATGCCTACTTGCGTCAAGCGGCATGACTGGGCCCTCGCAGCCATTCAATGGAGAGATGGGGTTCTTCAAACAGGTAGCGGGCACATCCTTCACCTTGAAAGGCCTCTCCGAGACGAAGCGGCCGCGTAAAATTCTCGAGACATACATCAAGTTTCACCCCGTCGAGTACCACGCCATGACAGCTGTTGACGCGGCTCTGAAAGCTCTTCAGAGAGCAGGCTCAGCCGAAAACATAGAGAAAGTAGTGGTTGAAACCTTCGAGGCGTCCTACACTATTCTCGCCAAAGACCCTGAGAAGTGGAGGCCATCTACACGTGAGACGGCTGACCACAGCCTCCCCTACATCGTGGCAGCCACTCTTCTCGACGGCGGAATCTGGCTCAACAGCTTCAGCAGAGAAAGGATATCGAGCCCTGATATAGCTGAGCTGATGAAACGCGTAGAGGTTGTGGAAAACCCTGAGCTAACCGCACGATATCCCATGGAGCTGCCCAACCGCATAATCCTCAAACTCCGAAACGGTGAAGAAATCGCCGTCGAAGAAGCCATTCCACGTGGACATTACAAAAACCCGATGACAAACGAGGAGGTGGAGAAAAAGTTTCACAGGCTTACTTCTCCACTGCTGGATGAGGGACGACGTCGCATGATAGTGGAGAAGGTCTGGAGCATGGAAAAACTGAAAAATATCTCCGACCTTATAGGAGCCGTGGTCTCTGTATGA
- a CDS encoding citrate synthase, translating to MMQYVPGLEGVPAVESRICTIDVENRRIIIRGKSLEKIAQEHSFEEVAHLLIHGHLPDADESKQFTRLIAVERRVPSAVVDVVKSLPAETHPMDALRTGVSALAPFDPDLDDTSLEANKRKAARLVAKTGLLVANLDNLLTRRTFAEADETRGHAENILRLIRGGGVEDWMIKPFEILFILYVEHELAASTFTARVIASTLADMYGAVVGGLAALKGPLHGGANEKATEIFEFDVAGAEKYVRERLERKERIMGFGHRVYRRGIDPRAELTKRLLEQACAKVGDDRLYRVAEHVERLMEKEKSLYPNLDFYAAALYKLMKIPPRFYTPIFAASRVAGWAAHVIEQQAENRLFRPRAIYKGPVED from the coding sequence ATGATGCAGTATGTGCCTGGTCTCGAGGGAGTACCGGCTGTAGAGTCGCGGATATGCACAATAGATGTCGAAAATAGGAGGATAATTATCCGCGGCAAGAGTTTGGAGAAGATTGCTCAGGAACATAGCTTCGAGGAGGTGGCTCATCTACTCATACATGGACACCTGCCTGACGCCGACGAGTCCAAGCAGTTCACAAGATTGATCGCCGTCGAAAGACGTGTGCCAAGCGCTGTCGTGGATGTTGTGAAAAGCCTCCCGGCGGAGACACATCCCATGGATGCTCTGCGGACAGGTGTATCGGCTCTCGCGCCCTTCGACCCCGACCTCGACGACACATCGCTTGAAGCAAACAAGAGGAAAGCGGCGAGGCTTGTGGCGAAAACTGGGCTACTTGTCGCCAACCTCGACAACCTGCTAACACGGAGAACCTTCGCGGAGGCTGATGAGACAAGGGGCCATGCTGAGAACATTTTGCGATTGATTAGAGGAGGCGGTGTCGAAGACTGGATGATTAAGCCGTTTGAGATACTTTTCATTCTCTATGTTGAGCATGAGCTCGCGGCCTCGACTTTCACGGCTCGGGTGATTGCGTCGACGCTGGCTGACATGTATGGAGCGGTGGTGGGTGGGTTGGCTGCTTTGAAGGGCCCCTTGCATGGCGGTGCTAACGAGAAGGCGACGGAGATTTTCGAGTTTGACGTGGCCGGTGCGGAGAAATATGTGCGGGAGAGGCTTGAGCGTAAGGAGCGAATTATGGGCTTCGGGCATAGGGTGTATAGGCGCGGCATCGACCCGAGAGCCGAGTTGACCAAGCGTCTGCTGGAACAGGCTTGTGCAAAGGTTGGCGACGACCGTCTTTACCGTGTCGCTGAACATGTTGAGCGCTTGATGGAGAAGGAGAAGAGCCTTTATCCTAACCTCGATTTCTACGCCGCCGCACTCTACAAGCTCATGAAGATTCCGCCGCGGTTCTACACGCCGATTTTCGCGGCGTCAAGGGTAGCCGGCTGGGCGGCCCATGTCATCGAGCAGCAGGCAGAGAACAGATTGTTCAGGCCCCGCGCAATCTACAAGGGCCCTGTGGAGGATTAG
- a CDS encoding tryptophanyl-tRNA synthetase: MLANSGESFRVTPWEVEGAVNYERLVREFGTELITDELMKRLEKAAGGSNHMLRRRVFFSHRDLGHVLDDHESGRGFYLYTGRGPSGPMHVGHIIPFFFTKWLQERFGANVYIQMTDDEKFLEETRGLTLEDTAYWSLDNMVNIAAVGFDPDKTFIFRNTEFMARMYRPVLKVARKINFSWVRAVFGFNEQTNIGMVFFPAIQIVPTMFEKRRCLIPAAIDQDPYWRIQRDIAESLGFYKAAAIHSRFLMPLTGPTGKMSASQPEAAVFLTDDDKTVRKKIWQAFSGGQPTVELHRKLGGNPDIDVAFQWLYYFFEEDDRKVEQLREEYVSGRLLTGELKEILIEKVQMFLTRFREAREKAKDKLRLFTHEGRLASRMWENWPEDS; the protein is encoded by the coding sequence TTGTTGGCGAATAGTGGGGAGAGTTTCCGTGTTACGCCGTGGGAGGTTGAGGGCGCGGTCAACTACGAGAGGCTTGTCAGAGAGTTTGGCACAGAGCTTATCACGGATGAGTTGATGAAGCGTCTGGAAAAAGCCGCTGGCGGGAGCAATCACATGCTGCGGCGCAGAGTCTTCTTCTCCCACAGAGACCTCGGCCATGTTCTCGACGACCATGAATCCGGCAGAGGATTCTATCTCTACACCGGCAGAGGCCCCAGCGGCCCCATGCATGTCGGCCACATCATCCCCTTCTTCTTCACAAAATGGCTGCAGGAAAGATTCGGCGCAAACGTCTACATCCAGATGACCGATGACGAGAAGTTTCTCGAGGAGACGCGTGGGCTGACACTCGAGGACACGGCCTACTGGTCTCTCGACAACATGGTCAACATAGCCGCGGTCGGCTTCGACCCCGACAAAACCTTCATCTTCCGAAACACAGAGTTCATGGCGCGGATGTACCGCCCCGTCCTGAAAGTGGCTAGAAAGATTAACTTCAGCTGGGTGCGTGCAGTCTTCGGCTTCAACGAGCAGACCAACATCGGGATGGTGTTTTTCCCCGCCATCCAAATAGTGCCAACAATGTTCGAGAAAAGGAGATGCCTGATTCCAGCGGCTATCGACCAGGACCCCTACTGGCGTATCCAGAGAGATATCGCGGAGAGCCTGGGCTTCTACAAGGCGGCGGCGATACATAGCAGGTTTCTGATGCCTTTGACGGGACCCACGGGGAAGATGAGTGCTTCACAGCCCGAGGCAGCGGTCTTTCTCACCGACGACGACAAAACAGTCCGCAAAAAAATCTGGCAAGCCTTTTCAGGAGGTCAGCCAACTGTAGAGCTGCATCGTAAACTCGGCGGAAACCCTGACATCGACGTGGCGTTTCAGTGGCTCTACTACTTTTTTGAGGAGGATGACAGGAAGGTGGAGCAGCTGAGGGAGGAGTATGTCTCGGGCAGGCTGTTGACAGGTGAGCTGAAGGAGATTCTGATTGAGAAGGTGCAGATGTTTTTGACGCGTTTCCGCGAGGCCCGTGAAAAAGCGAAGGATAAGCTAAGGCTTTTCACTCACGAGGGACGTCTCGCATCGCGTATGTGGGAGAACTGGCCCGAGGACAGCTAA